The genomic DNA AAAGACTATGCCATTCGGCTAAATCCCGAAGTTGCCGAGTCGCTTTATTTAAGCGAGGAGACCCTCAAAATGGTTTTAGCCATTGTTAGTGTCCCTCTTGGGAAGAGCAAGGAGGCGACGGTAAATTTGGTCGCTCCTATTGTTGTCAACTCGGAAAAACGATTAGGCAAGCAACTTATCTTAGAAGACACCGATTGGAGTATCCATCACAGAATCTATGGCACGAGCGAGGAAGTTCGTTCTGTTGAGGAGAAAGCCGCTTGAGTGAGAGTGCAATAATGGAGTTTGCAAGACTTTAACTAGGCATAATGCCAGGGAGGGCTCGCCATATGCTCGTTCTTACACGAAAAGTACATCAAAGTATTATGATTGGAGACGATATCGAGGTAATCGTGCTCGATATCCGCGGTGAACAGGTTCGTATAGGTATTCGCGCGCCGAAATCAGTTCCCGTTCATCGTCAAGAGGTTTATGCACAAATCGTAGCGGAGAATTTAGAGGCCGCACGTACTCGACCTGAAGACGTCCCTCCTCCTCCCGAGGGCGAAAATTCTACGAATGAGCAAAAAAGAAATATTGTTTGAGTGAGATGTTTAGAATTTTAAAACGAACGATC from Fimbriimonadales bacterium includes the following:
- the fliW gene encoding flagellar assembly protein FliW gives rise to the protein MKIPTTRFGEIKVEEKQIIDIPGGLVGFPQCERFVLLEHLKESPYRWLQSVDEPSVAFLVINPSSIVKDYAIRLNPEVAESLYLSEETLKMVLAIVSVPLGKSKEATVNLVAPIVVNSEKRLGKQLILEDTDWSIHHRIYGTSEEVRSVEEKAA
- the csrA gene encoding carbon storage regulator CsrA, producing the protein MLVLTRKVHQSIMIGDDIEVIVLDIRGEQVRIGIRAPKSVPVHRQEVYAQIVAENLEAARTRPEDVPPPPEGENSTNEQKRNIV